One Echinicola strongylocentroti DNA window includes the following coding sequences:
- the arsC gene encoding arsenate reductase (glutaredoxin) (This arsenate reductase requires both glutathione and glutaredoxin to convert arsenate to arsenite, after which the efflux transporter formed by ArsA and ArsB can extrude the arsenite from the cell, providing resistance.), giving the protein MSKVKIFHNPRCGKSRETLKIVQEQVAEEEIDIIKYLEEPPSTEELTTILSLLGIKAEELVRKNEQLWKDNFKGREFSEEELVKVMVENPKLIERPIVVKDGKAVIGRPPEQVKSIL; this is encoded by the coding sequence ATGAGTAAGGTGAAGATTTTTCATAATCCACGATGTGGAAAAAGCAGAGAAACACTTAAAATTGTACAAGAGCAGGTGGCCGAAGAGGAGATAGATATTATAAAATACCTAGAAGAGCCCCCGTCCACTGAGGAGCTGACAACGATTCTTTCTCTATTGGGGATCAAAGCGGAGGAACTTGTCAGAAAGAATGAACAGCTATGGAAAGATAATTTTAAGGGGCGGGAATTTTCCGAGGAAGAATTGGTAAAGGTGATGGTAGAAAACCCTAAATTGATCGAGCGTCCTATAGTGGTCAAGGATGGCAAAGCAGTCATTGGAAGACCTCCAGAGCAGGTGAAGTCTATTTTGTAG
- a CDS encoding ATP-binding protein has translation MRPTLSNTFRTILDQSTDLVFIVEKQQPHRIVYGNNSFYSHIGNRLAEKSLVGMKVDGGALSLEEEFILNFENQYFSFFLEELPEDGLYLFHRGAKIKVASSIENEEANSPLDARVEEQFFKLLINKVPSANFQLVMDGEGKLCFTYLSDRIRKMLKVGGANESFTGLDYLLSMLHPMDVGRVLKSIVHSTRVQANWECEFRIKVRENIEPIWVVGRAVPEKEGQNINWYGLLLDITPLKNQQMAMEKAKHEAEISSKVKSDFISTIIHEIRTPLNAITGSVYSLFEEGYAPVQRPLLNNINFAVDSLIIMVNDLLDFQKTEAGKIQLDMQPFNLRELLAQVTGGLKYQAHESKNSLNLIVSDRLDIDVIGDRLRLAQVFNNLISNGLKFTHEGKVDVTATMAEESDRELRVYFEVKDTGIGIARENLKKVFNEFEQVRQSFDVKYGGTGLGMPITKKLLMLMGSDIQVESEEGKGSTFFFELTFVKPVLSDQENQLQLEGSRDPYLLPSGLKVLLAEDNDVNAIVIMKIIKRWGMECDRVCDGEEAIQAMEHQEYDIILMDIQMPKINGCVAARVIKERSSVPIIALTAASKQEFCESADINSLDSFVSKPINAKELQKNIYQLVTTHIS, from the coding sequence ATGAGACCAACATTGAGCAATACTTTTAGGACTATTTTGGATCAATCTACAGATTTGGTTTTTATTGTAGAAAAACAACAGCCGCACAGAATTGTGTACGGAAACAACTCCTTTTATTCACATATTGGCAATAGATTAGCAGAAAAATCATTGGTGGGAATGAAGGTGGACGGGGGGGCTTTGTCCCTAGAGGAAGAGTTTATTCTGAATTTTGAAAACCAATATTTCTCATTTTTTTTAGAGGAACTCCCAGAAGATGGGCTATACCTATTTCATAGAGGAGCCAAAATCAAAGTAGCCAGTTCTATTGAAAATGAAGAAGCCAATTCTCCTTTGGATGCTAGGGTAGAGGAACAGTTTTTCAAGTTGTTGATCAATAAAGTGCCAAGTGCCAATTTCCAATTGGTAATGGACGGTGAAGGGAAGTTGTGTTTTACCTATTTGAGCGATAGGATCAGGAAAATGCTGAAAGTAGGAGGGGCCAACGAATCATTTACAGGGTTGGATTATTTATTGAGCATGTTACATCCTATGGACGTGGGGAGAGTGCTCAAGTCCATCGTACACAGTACAAGGGTACAGGCTAATTGGGAATGTGAGTTCAGGATAAAAGTAAGGGAAAATATTGAGCCGATTTGGGTGGTAGGCAGGGCTGTTCCCGAAAAAGAAGGGCAAAACATAAACTGGTATGGATTGTTGTTGGATATCACGCCATTGAAAAACCAGCAAATGGCCATGGAAAAAGCCAAGCATGAAGCGGAGATTTCGAGTAAGGTGAAGTCTGATTTTATATCCACTATCATTCATGAAATCCGAACGCCTCTCAATGCAATAACAGGTTCTGTTTATTCACTTTTTGAAGAAGGTTACGCCCCTGTCCAGCGGCCTTTGCTCAACAATATTAATTTTGCTGTAGACAGTCTGATCATCATGGTCAATGACCTTTTGGATTTTCAGAAGACGGAGGCAGGGAAAATCCAACTGGATATGCAGCCTTTTAACTTGAGAGAGCTGCTGGCACAAGTGACGGGTGGGCTTAAATACCAAGCTCATGAGTCCAAAAATTCCCTTAACCTGATTGTCTCAGACCGATTGGATATCGACGTTATTGGTGATCGTTTACGCTTGGCTCAGGTGTTCAACAACTTGATCTCAAATGGCCTTAAGTTTACCCATGAAGGAAAGGTAGATGTTACGGCGACGATGGCAGAAGAAAGTGACCGAGAGCTCCGGGTGTATTTTGAAGTGAAAGACACAGGGATTGGTATAGCCCGCGAAAACCTCAAAAAGGTGTTCAATGAATTTGAGCAAGTGCGACAGAGTTTTGATGTCAAGTATGGCGGTACCGGGCTGGGGATGCCTATTACCAAGAAGCTTCTGATGCTAATGGGCAGCGATATTCAGGTAGAATCCGAGGAAGGGAAAGGCAGCACTTTCTTTTTTGAGCTTACTTTTGTAAAACCAGTTTTGTCCGATCAGGAAAATCAACTACAGTTGGAAGGTAGCCGGGATCCTTATCTACTTCCGAGCGGCCTAAAAGTGCTTTTGGCTGAGGATAATGATGTCAATGCCATTGTGATCATGAAGATTATCAAGCGCTGGGGCATGGAATGTGACCGTGTATGTGATGGAGAAGAGGCGATACAGGCCATGGAGCATCAGGAGTATGATATTATTTTGATGGATATTCAGATGCCCAAGATCAATGGGTGTGTAGCAGCCCGTGTTATTAAGGAGCGTTCTTCTGTACCCATTATTGCGCTGACAGCGGCGTCAAAACAGGAATTTTGTGAATCGGCTGATATCAATAGTTTGGATAGTTTTGTGTCCAAACCCATCAATGCCAAGGAACTCCAAAAGAACATTTATCAACTGGTAACCACTCACATCTCCTGA
- a CDS encoding acyl-CoA reductase, with protein sequence MTLQERAAAFVALGKRIAQMSDAAFDELAISVENNNNWFTSDQVRFALQGLSAMLEEEKVNAWLGRYEPKEVGIPKRVGVLMAGNIPAVGFHDLMMVLVSGHIAHVKLSSSDQVLIKWLVNELVDIAPSLGERVVFEEMLKAKDAYIATGSDNSARYFDYYFGKYPSIIRKNRTSVAVLDGRETEKDFQELAKDIFQYFGLGCRNVSKVFLPNKELLQAFLKAIEGYSFTCSHHKYLNNYEYNKSIYLVNCDRHLDNGFLLCKESEELVSPIAVLYFEEYANTKELEQKLVGQQEKIQCIVSKEAWYPSSVAFGQAQRPEIDDFADHVDTFSFLQGL encoded by the coding sequence ATGACCCTTCAGGAGAGAGCAGCAGCATTTGTGGCCCTTGGTAAACGTATCGCCCAAATGTCTGATGCAGCATTTGACGAATTGGCTATTAGCGTAGAAAACAACAATAATTGGTTTACGTCGGATCAAGTGAGATTTGCGTTGCAAGGATTGTCGGCGATGTTGGAGGAGGAAAAAGTGAATGCATGGCTTGGTCGGTATGAACCAAAGGAGGTAGGCATACCAAAGCGAGTAGGTGTTCTTATGGCCGGAAATATCCCCGCAGTGGGATTTCATGACTTGATGATGGTGTTGGTCTCTGGCCATATTGCCCATGTCAAGCTTAGCTCATCCGATCAGGTGTTGATAAAATGGCTCGTAAATGAATTGGTGGATATTGCGCCAAGTCTGGGCGAAAGGGTGGTTTTTGAAGAAATGCTGAAGGCCAAGGATGCTTATATTGCTACCGGAAGTGATAATTCAGCCAGGTATTTTGATTATTATTTTGGAAAGTACCCTAGCATCATTCGCAAAAACAGGACATCAGTAGCCGTATTGGATGGGAGGGAGACAGAGAAGGATTTTCAGGAGTTGGCCAAAGATATTTTTCAGTATTTTGGTCTTGGTTGCAGGAATGTATCCAAGGTTTTTTTGCCCAATAAAGAACTGTTACAAGCCTTTCTTAAAGCCATAGAAGGGTATAGTTTTACATGCAGTCACCATAAATACCTCAATAATTACGAATACAATAAATCCATCTATTTGGTGAATTGCGATCGGCATTTGGACAATGGTTTTCTCCTCTGCAAGGAGAGTGAAGAACTGGTCTCACCAATAGCCGTGCTTTATTTTGAAGAGTATGCGAATACAAAGGAGCTTGAACAAAAGCTGGTGGGGCAACAAGAGAAAATCCAGTGTATCGTCAGTAAGGAAGCTTGGTATCCGTCCAGTGTGGCATTTGGCCAAGCTCAGCGGCCAGAGATTGATGACTTCGCCGATCATGTAGATACGTTTTCCTTCTTGCAAGGACTTTGA
- a CDS encoding AI-2E family transporter — protein MQKLIISVLTFVIILLLLGWYFSNIAFYLIISLVIAAALRPMTNRINSVHVFGHHIPRWMAIICSFATIGMILFLITMLFIPLIIDQVEVIQNVNIEFLYEQIQRPISKVEAFLIKFNLISNNPGHLFEQVKDTILTSIREINFQGFLNGLINATSSVLITVLAVVFISFFLLLENGLLRRNIINLVPNEYFELSVATFHKVERLLSNYLVGLLIQMTAIFTIASTGLAIVGVDYALTIGVFAAVANLIPYAGPMLGATFGVLVGLITGDFIGTEEMPFFVMKILAVFSVVQLTDNLFLQPLIFSKSVKAHPLEIFVIIFAGAKIGGVLGMILAIPVYTIFRVSIQEFYRGYKEYRIFKIK, from the coding sequence ATGCAGAAACTTATTATTTCCGTCCTGACCTTTGTCATCATCCTGTTACTGCTGGGGTGGTATTTTTCAAACATTGCATTTTACCTAATTATCTCCTTGGTCATCGCTGCGGCCTTGCGCCCTATGACCAATCGAATCAATAGCGTCCATGTTTTTGGGCATCATATCCCTAGATGGATGGCAATTATTTGTTCCTTTGCTACCATAGGCATGATTCTTTTCCTGATCACCATGCTGTTTATCCCCTTGATTATCGATCAAGTGGAAGTCATCCAAAATGTGAATATCGAATTTCTCTACGAACAAATCCAACGCCCCATCAGTAAAGTGGAGGCATTTTTGATAAAATTCAATTTAATCAGCAACAACCCTGGCCACCTTTTTGAGCAAGTAAAAGACACCATCCTCACCAGTATCCGTGAAATCAACTTTCAAGGCTTCCTCAATGGCCTGATCAATGCCACCAGTTCTGTGCTGATCACTGTGCTGGCTGTGGTCTTCATTTCGTTCTTTTTGCTCCTAGAAAACGGCCTCTTGCGTAGAAATATCATCAACTTGGTTCCCAACGAATACTTTGAGCTTTCCGTGGCCACCTTTCACAAGGTAGAACGACTGCTCTCCAACTACCTAGTAGGACTGCTCATTCAGATGACGGCGATCTTCACCATTGCCTCCACAGGTCTGGCCATCGTAGGTGTGGACTACGCCCTCACCATTGGGGTATTTGCAGCAGTGGCCAACCTCATCCCCTATGCCGGCCCCATGCTGGGCGCCACATTTGGTGTATTGGTGGGGCTTATCACCGGAGATTTTATTGGCACAGAAGAAATGCCTTTCTTCGTCATGAAGATTTTAGCAGTGTTTTCAGTGGTCCAACTCACCGATAACCTCTTTTTGCAGCCGTTAATTTTCTCTAAATCTGTAAAAGCGCATCCACTTGAAATATTTGTTATTATCTTTGCAGGAGCAAAAATTGGCGGAGTGCTCGGAATGATCCTCGCAATCCCCGTTTATACGATTTTCAGGGTCTCTATTCAGGAGTTCTATAGGGGCTACAAAGAGTACCGCATATTTAAAATTAAATAG
- a CDS encoding 4Fe-4S binding protein gives MAIMITDECINCGACEPECPNTAIYEGGLEWTWGGGTELKEVKLEDGSVVDAEEPQEPVSDEFYYIVTGKCTECTGFHEEPQCAAVCPVDCCVDDPDHPESEEELLEKKQYLHAE, from the coding sequence ATGGCAATAATGATAACTGATGAATGCATCAATTGTGGTGCATGCGAGCCCGAATGCCCCAATACTGCCATCTATGAAGGCGGACTTGAGTGGACTTGGGGTGGTGGTACTGAGCTCAAGGAAGTGAAGCTGGAAGACGGATCAGTAGTTGATGCAGAAGAACCTCAAGAGCCCGTTTCTGATGAATTTTATTACATCGTAACGGGGAAATGCACGGAATGCACAGGATTTCATGAAGAACCCCAATGTGCAGCAGTCTGCCCAGTGGACTGTTGCGTAGATGACCCTGATCATCCAGAGTCAGAAGAGGAATTATTGGAAAAGAAACAATACCTACACGCAGAATAA
- the ychF gene encoding redox-regulated ATPase YchF, producing the protein MALQCGIVGLPNVGKSTLFNALSSAKAEAANFPFCTIEPNVGVVTVPDNRLKILSELVDPERVMPTVIEFVDIAGLVKGASKGEGLGNKFLANIREVDAVVHVIRCFDDDNVVHVAGNVDPIFDKEVIDTELQLKDLDSVEKKIVRVEKIAKSGDAKAKKELEILKVFKAGLEEGKNARAIEVEKEDLEAIRDIHLLTIKPVLYVANVDEASIQNGNEHVEKLKENVKDENAEVIMLCAAIESQIAEFEDIDEKELFLSEYGLEESGLNRLIRAAYSLLDLITYFTAGKQEVRAWTIRKGWKAPAAAGVIHTDFERGFIKAEVIKLPDYEMFKTEAACRENGKIAVEGKEYVVKDGDIMHFRFNV; encoded by the coding sequence ATGGCATTACAGTGTGGCATCGTTGGCTTGCCCAACGTCGGAAAATCAACATTATTTAACGCACTCTCCAGTGCAAAAGCAGAAGCAGCAAACTTCCCTTTCTGCACCATCGAACCCAATGTCGGCGTGGTGACCGTACCTGACAACAGGCTGAAAATCCTGTCAGAATTGGTGGATCCAGAAAGAGTAATGCCCACTGTCATTGAATTTGTAGATATTGCAGGTCTGGTAAAAGGTGCCAGTAAAGGAGAAGGACTTGGCAATAAATTCCTTGCCAATATACGCGAAGTCGACGCCGTCGTACATGTAATTCGCTGCTTCGATGACGACAATGTGGTCCATGTAGCAGGAAATGTAGACCCAATATTTGACAAAGAGGTAATAGATACCGAACTTCAGCTAAAAGATCTTGATTCTGTCGAAAAGAAAATTGTCAGAGTTGAGAAAATAGCTAAGTCAGGAGATGCTAAAGCGAAAAAAGAGCTTGAAATCCTAAAGGTATTCAAAGCTGGGCTTGAAGAAGGCAAAAACGCAAGGGCCATAGAAGTAGAAAAGGAAGACTTAGAAGCCATTAGGGACATCCATTTACTCACTATCAAACCAGTGCTGTATGTCGCCAATGTCGATGAAGCAAGCATCCAAAACGGCAATGAGCATGTAGAAAAGCTCAAAGAAAACGTAAAAGATGAAAATGCCGAAGTGATTATGCTTTGTGCAGCCATAGAATCTCAAATCGCTGAATTTGAAGATATTGATGAAAAGGAATTATTTCTGAGTGAATACGGTTTAGAAGAAAGTGGCCTCAACAGATTGATCAGGGCAGCTTACTCACTACTAGACCTGATCACTTACTTCACTGCTGGCAAGCAGGAAGTTAGGGCATGGACCATCAGAAAAGGTTGGAAAGCACCCGCTGCAGCAGGTGTGATCCACACAGATTTTGAGCGTGGATTTATTAAGGCAGAAGTGATAAAATTACCAGATTATGAAATGTTTAAGACCGAGGCAGCCTGTCGTGAAAACGGAAAAATCGCTGTAGAAGGCAAGGAATATGTCGTTAAAGACGGCGATATTATGCATTTTAGGTTCAATGTTTAA
- a CDS encoding DUF2490 domain-containing protein — protein MRKFFTIVFFLIVIQSSFAQGHKRDYFGTQIGTSFTYPLPRGWKANGKLYTRIFWAKDGQNNEELGKNAPAMDVIRFTLAVAKSHSPFFSYGMGYLIGGEQEFGGGYDRENRLFQQVTFSQLLKGRARLAQQIKLEERFMESGNRVRLRTKFSYELPLQGKNLDPSEWYLLGEYELLMDLRNKQARNAFFYDNRLQLNIGRYTMKMKKIEYGIGYYLTTISKSSDKEQFWFLRFGLFLN, from the coding sequence ATGAGAAAATTTTTTACAATAGTTTTTTTTCTAATAGTCATCCAAAGTTCTTTCGCTCAGGGACATAAACGTGATTATTTTGGTACGCAGATAGGTACTTCATTTACTTATCCATTACCAAGGGGATGGAAGGCGAACGGGAAGCTGTATACCAGGATATTCTGGGCCAAGGATGGTCAAAATAACGAGGAATTGGGTAAGAATGCTCCTGCCATGGATGTAATCAGGTTTACCTTGGCCGTTGCAAAGAGCCATTCCCCCTTTTTTTCCTATGGCATGGGATACCTTATTGGAGGAGAGCAGGAGTTTGGTGGAGGCTATGACAGGGAAAACCGATTGTTCCAACAGGTGACTTTCTCGCAGCTATTGAAAGGGAGGGCAAGGCTTGCTCAGCAAATCAAGCTTGAGGAGCGCTTTATGGAAAGTGGAAACCGGGTGCGGCTCAGGACCAAATTTTCCTATGAGCTTCCGCTACAGGGCAAAAACCTGGACCCAAGTGAATGGTACCTGCTTGGAGAATATGAGCTACTTATGGATCTAAGAAATAAGCAGGCCCGCAACGCTTTTTTTTACGATAATAGGCTTCAGCTTAATATTGGGAGGTACACCATGAAAATGAAAAAAATCGAATATGGTATTGGGTATTATTTGACCACGATATCCAAATCATCTGATAAAGAGCAGTTTTGGTTTTTACGGTTTGGCTTGTTTTTAAACTGA
- a CDS encoding tetratricopeptide repeat protein: MITSTKLLKSLLIFLIAIVSLSSCDSVEDKKGRFLLKGNNKMLENDFQGAIAFYNEALALDEDFTDAYYNRGLAYADMAKYQLAISDFNKTIALSPKFADAFYHRGLTNFDNGANYNALSDADKLIAIAPGDYRGYFLRGLVQETLGNYKTALQAFDQAIQKDESIVDLYVNKATIHYYEGNYPAAESDLETAENLNPKEANIYNLRSLIAFEKDDISTAIKSVNKAIDLNSSQAYFYNNRGLYLLFDNQLDAGIEDINFSLKQNSKNLYALRNKGLYYYFKNDKTLALKYLTEVNQKDSSIKLTKKYLDLAQEM; the protein is encoded by the coding sequence ATGATTACCAGTACGAAACTACTCAAATCACTACTTATCTTCCTTATCGCCATCGTTTCCTTGAGCTCCTGCGATTCCGTAGAGGACAAAAAAGGACGGTTTTTATTGAAAGGAAACAACAAAATGCTGGAAAATGACTTCCAAGGAGCCATCGCATTTTACAATGAAGCACTAGCCCTAGATGAAGATTTTACCGATGCCTACTACAACCGGGGACTTGCCTATGCTGACATGGCTAAATACCAATTGGCCATCAGTGATTTTAACAAAACCATAGCGCTATCGCCTAAATTTGCTGATGCCTTTTACCACCGAGGCCTCACTAACTTTGACAATGGCGCCAATTATAATGCCCTTTCGGATGCTGACAAATTGATCGCCATCGCTCCAGGTGATTATCGCGGGTACTTTTTGAGAGGACTGGTCCAAGAGACCTTGGGCAATTATAAAACCGCACTACAGGCCTTTGACCAAGCCATCCAAAAGGACGAGTCCATCGTCGATCTATATGTCAATAAAGCAACCATCCACTACTATGAAGGCAATTACCCTGCTGCTGAATCCGATCTCGAAACAGCCGAAAACCTCAACCCGAAAGAGGCCAACATATACAACCTTCGGTCATTGATCGCTTTTGAAAAAGACGACATATCGACAGCCATTAAATCGGTAAACAAAGCAATTGACCTTAATTCCAGCCAAGCTTATTTCTACAACAACAGGGGGTTATATTTACTTTTTGACAATCAACTGGACGCCGGTATTGAAGATATCAACTTTAGTCTCAAACAAAACAGCAAAAACCTCTATGCGCTAAGAAACAAAGGCTTATACTATTATTTCAAAAATGATAAGACACTGGCGCTAAAGTACCTAACAGAGGTGAATCAAAAAGATTCATCCATCAAATTAACTAAAAAATACCTGGACCTGGCTCAGGAGATGTGA
- a CDS encoding aconitate hydratase yields the protein MAFDIEMIKAVYAKYPERIAAARKTVGKPLTLAEKILYAHLWDGDATQAFERGKSYVDFAPDRVAMQDATAQMALLQFMQAGKEKVAVPSTAHCDHLILAQKGAEEDLRSSLTASGEVFNFLESVSNKYGIGFWKPGAGIIHQVVLENYAFPGGMMIGTDSHTVNAGGLGMVAIGVGGADAVDVMAGMAWELKFPKLIGVKLTGKMNGWTSAKDVILKVAGILTVKGGTGCIVEYFGEGAKSLSATGKGTICNMGAEIGATTSTFGYDESMERYLRSTDRSDVADLANEVKEHLTGDDDVYANPEQYFDQVIEIDLSTLEPHINGPFTPDRATPVSQIRAEAEKNGWPTKVEWGLIGSCTNSSYEDLSRASSIAQQAVDKQLKTKADFGINPGSEQVRFTADRDGLLQIFEELDATIFTNACGPCIGQWARTGADKQEKNTIVHSFNRNFSKRADGNPNTHAFVTSPEMVAAIAISGDLGFNPLTDTLTNANGEEVKLDPPKGDELPEKGFAVEDNGYQSPAEDGSGIEVKVNPESKRLQLLTPFDPWDGKNITGAKLLIKAFGKCTTDHISMAGPWLRFRGHLDNISDNCLIGAVNAFNEETNSVKSQLTGEYGLVPATQRAYKAEGIPTIVVGDHNYGEGSSREHAAMEPRHLGVKAVLVKSFARIHETNLKKQGMLALTFDNEADYDKVQEDDTINFLDLDQFAPDKPLQLEFIHADGSKDVVVANHSYNDAQIKWFKAGSALNLIKEQQKNNA from the coding sequence ATGGCATTTGATATAGAAATGATCAAGGCAGTATATGCGAAGTACCCTGAGCGTATCGCAGCTGCCCGAAAGACAGTGGGCAAACCGCTGACTTTAGCAGAAAAAATACTTTACGCTCATTTGTGGGATGGAGATGCTACGCAGGCATTTGAAAGAGGGAAGTCCTACGTGGATTTTGCTCCGGACCGAGTAGCGATGCAAGATGCGACTGCCCAAATGGCACTTTTGCAATTTATGCAAGCGGGTAAAGAAAAAGTGGCTGTGCCTTCCACAGCTCACTGTGATCACCTTATCCTGGCTCAGAAAGGTGCTGAAGAAGATTTGAGGAGTTCACTTACTGCCAGTGGAGAGGTGTTTAACTTTTTGGAATCTGTATCCAATAAATATGGTATAGGTTTCTGGAAGCCTGGTGCTGGTATCATTCACCAAGTGGTATTGGAAAACTATGCTTTCCCAGGAGGAATGATGATAGGTACAGATTCACATACCGTAAATGCGGGTGGCCTGGGTATGGTCGCTATCGGTGTAGGTGGAGCTGATGCGGTGGATGTGATGGCCGGCATGGCGTGGGAACTAAAGTTTCCTAAATTGATCGGTGTGAAGCTGACCGGAAAAATGAACGGTTGGACTTCGGCAAAAGACGTGATCTTGAAAGTAGCGGGGATTTTGACCGTAAAAGGCGGTACTGGCTGCATCGTAGAGTATTTCGGTGAAGGAGCCAAATCACTTTCTGCTACCGGTAAAGGGACGATCTGTAATATGGGAGCTGAAATCGGTGCGACCACTTCTACGTTTGGTTATGACGAGTCTATGGAGCGTTATTTGAGGTCCACTGATCGTTCGGATGTAGCAGATCTTGCCAACGAAGTAAAAGAGCATTTGACAGGAGACGACGATGTATATGCCAATCCTGAGCAATATTTTGACCAAGTAATCGAAATAGACCTGTCCACACTGGAGCCACATATCAATGGTCCATTTACTCCAGATAGAGCTACTCCTGTGTCTCAGATCAGAGCTGAGGCAGAGAAAAATGGATGGCCTACCAAGGTGGAGTGGGGCTTGATCGGTTCTTGTACCAACTCCTCTTATGAGGACTTGTCCAGGGCTTCTTCCATTGCCCAGCAGGCTGTGGATAAGCAGCTGAAGACCAAAGCCGATTTTGGTATCAATCCAGGTTCTGAGCAGGTAAGGTTTACCGCCGATAGGGATGGGCTGTTACAAATCTTTGAGGAGTTGGATGCCACCATCTTTACCAATGCATGTGGGCCTTGTATCGGACAGTGGGCAAGAACTGGTGCTGACAAGCAAGAGAAAAACACCATTGTTCACTCCTTTAACAGGAACTTCTCCAAACGTGCTGATGGTAACCCGAATACCCATGCATTTGTGACTTCTCCTGAGATGGTAGCTGCCATCGCCATTTCTGGTGATTTGGGCTTTAACCCCCTGACCGATACGCTGACCAACGCTAATGGTGAAGAAGTCAAGCTCGATCCTCCAAAAGGTGATGAACTTCCGGAGAAAGGCTTTGCTGTAGAGGACAACGGATACCAATCTCCCGCGGAGGATGGAAGTGGAATAGAAGTGAAAGTAAACCCTGAATCCAAGCGCCTTCAATTGTTGACGCCGTTTGATCCTTGGGATGGTAAAAATATCACTGGAGCTAAGTTGCTTATCAAAGCATTTGGCAAATGTACAACGGATCATATTTCTATGGCCGGTCCTTGGCTGAGGTTTAGAGGCCACTTGGACAATATTTCTGACAACTGCCTGATCGGAGCGGTGAATGCCTTTAACGAAGAGACTAATTCTGTAAAAAGTCAGCTGACTGGTGAGTACGGTCTCGTACCTGCTACCCAGCGAGCATACAAAGCTGAAGGGATTCCTACCATCGTAGTGGGGGATCACAACTATGGTGAGGGGTCTTCTAGAGAGCACGCTGCCATGGAGCCAAGACACTTGGGCGTGAAAGCGGTGTTGGTGAAGTCCTTTGCCAGAATCCACGAGACCAATTTGAAGAAGCAGGGTATGCTAGCCCTTACATTTGATAATGAAGCGGACTATGATAAAGTGCAGGAAGATGATACGATCAACTTCCTTGACTTGGATCAGTTTGCTCCCGACAAGCCGTTGCAATTGGAGTTTATCCATGCAGATGGTTCCAAGGACGTGGTCGTGGCAAACCATAGCTACAATGATGCGCAGATCAAATGGTTTAAGGCAGGTTCTGCACTTAACCTGATCAAGGAACAACAAAAAAACAATGCGTAA
- a CDS encoding DUF3276 family protein — protein sequence MEEHKGNDREEIFSRKVKAGKRTYFFDVKSTRSNDYYLTITESKRKVRDDSFVYEKHKIFLYKEDFDKFVNALQDTVDHVKNELMADFDFSQYEVEAEASSEDKFGDDLKWD from the coding sequence GTGGAAGAGCATAAAGGAAACGACAGAGAGGAAATTTTCTCAAGAAAAGTAAAAGCTGGAAAAAGAACTTACTTTTTTGACGTAAAATCGACAAGATCAAACGATTATTACCTGACCATTACTGAAAGTAAGCGAAAAGTCCGTGATGACAGCTTCGTTTACGAAAAGCACAAGATCTTTCTTTATAAAGAAGATTTTGACAAATTCGTCAATGCTTTGCAGGATACCGTAGATCACGTCAAAAATGAATTGATGGCCGACTTTGATTTCTCTCAATATGAGGTAGAAGCAGAGGCCAGTTCCGAAGACAAATTCGGCGATGATTTGAAGTGGGATTAA